One segment of Triticum aestivum cultivar Chinese Spring chromosome 2A, IWGSC CS RefSeq v2.1, whole genome shotgun sequence DNA contains the following:
- the LOC123189087 gene encoding chaperone protein ClpC1, chloroplastic, translating into MEGTLVQSAIAPTAYRSSSTRSRVRTRATMLRSTPTRTLILGGFQGLRQTNFLDTRSVIKRDFGSIVASQISRPRGSGSRMVVRAMFERFTEKAIKVIMLAQEEARRLGHNFVGTEQILLGLIGEGTGIAAKVLKSMGISLKDARVEVEKIIGRGSGFVAVEIPFTPRAKRVLELSLEEARQLGHNYIGSEHLLLGLLREGEGVAARVLESLGADPNNIRTQVIRMVGESTEAVGAGVGGGSSGQKMPTLEEYGTNLTKLAEEGKLDPVVGRQDQIERVTQILGRRTKNNPCLIGEPGVGKTAIAEGLAQRICNGDVPETIEGKKVITLDMGLLVAGTKYRGEFEERLKKLMEEIKQNDDIILFIDEVHTLIGAGAAEGAIDAANILKPALARGELQCIGATTLDEYRKHIEKDPALERRFQPVKVPEPTVEESIQILRGLRERYELHHKLRYTDDALVAAAQLSYQYISDRFLPDKAIDLIDEAGSRVRLRHAQLPDEAKELDKKLRQITKDKNEAVRGQDFEKAGELRDEEMELKAQITAIIDKSKEMVKAETESGEVGPLVTEADIQHIVSSWTGIPVEKVSSDESDRLLKMEETLHTRIIGQDEAVKAISRAIRRARVGLKNPNRPIASFIFSGPTGVGKSELAKALASYYFGSEEAMIRLDMSEFMERHTVSKLIGSPPGYVGYTEGGQLTEAVRRRPYTVVLFDEIEKAHPDVFNMMLQILEDGRLTDSKGRTVDFKNTLLIMTSNVGSSVIEKGGRKIGFDLDSDEKDTSYNRIKSLVTEELKQYFRPEFLNRLDEMIVFRQLTKLEVKEIADIMLKEVFDRLKAKEIDLQVTEKFRDRVVDEGYNPSYGARPLRRAIMRLLEDSLAEKMLAGEVKEGDSAIVDVDSDGKVVVLNSGGGIAEPLEPALSA; encoded by the exons ATGGAGGGGACTCTGGTTCAGTCTGCCATTGCTCCTACCGCCTACAGGAGTAGCTCTACGCGGTCCCGTGTGCGCACAAGGGCCACAATGTTACGCAGTACGCCAACGAGGACCCTCATTCTCGGGGGTTTTCAAGGACTGCGGCAAACAAATTTCCTGGATACAAGGTCTGTTATCAAACGTGACTTTGGCTCCATTGTAGCAAGCCAGATTTCACGACCACGTGGGTCAGGTTCAAGAATGGTTGTCCGGGCCATGTTCGAGCGCTTTACAGAGAAAGCAATCAAGGTGATTATGCTTGCACAGGAGGAAGCAAGACGCCTAGGCCACAACTTTGTTGGGACTGAACAGATTCTGCTTGGCCTTATTGGTGAGGGAACTGGAATTGCAGCAAAGGTTCTAAAGTCTATGGGGATCAGTCTTAAGGATGCCCGTGTGGAAGTTGAAAAGATTATTGGAAGAGGCAGTGGGTTTGTTGCCGTTGAAATTCCATTTACACCTCGTGCAAAGCGTGTACTCGAACTGTCACTTGAAGAAGCTCGCCAGCTAG GGCATAACTATATAGGATCTGAGCACTTACTCTTAGGGCTACTTCGTGAGGGTGAAGGTGTGGCAGCTCGAGTTCTCGAAAGCCTTGGTGCTGATCCAAACAACATTCGTACCCAG GTTATAAGAATGGTTGGTGAAAGCACAGAAGCTGTTGGTGCTGGGGTTGGTGGGGGCAGCAGTGGCCAGAAGATGCCTACACTTGAGGAATACGGTACTAATTTGACAAAGCTGGCAGAAGAG GGTAAACTAGACCCAGTTGTTGGCAGACAGGATCAAATTGAGCGTGTAACTCAAATTTTGGGCAGGCGGACAAAGAACAACCCGTGCTTAATTGGAGAGCCTGGTGTTGGCAAGACTGCTATTGCAGAGGGGCTTGCACAACGTATTTGTAATGGTGATGTTCCGGAAACAATTGAAGGAAAGAAG GTTATCACCCTTGACATGGGGCTCCTTGTTGCTGGTACCAAGTACCGTGGAGAGTTTGAAGAAAGGCTGAAGAAGCTTATGGAAGAAATTAAGCAAAATGATGATATTATACTTTTTATTGATGAAGTGCACACGTTGATCGGAGCAGGTGCAGCTGAAGGTGCAATTGATGCTGCTAACATCTTAAAACCAGCTCTTGCAAGAGGTGAACTGCAG TGCATTGGTGCCACAACACTGGATGAGTACAGGAAACATATTGAGAAAGATCCTGCTTTGGAGCGAAGGTTTCAACCAGTCAAGGTTCCAGAGCCCACTGTTGAAGAATCAATACAAATCTTAAGAGGACTTCGTGAGAGATATGAACTTCATCATAAGCTGCGATACACAGATGATGCTTTAGTTGCTGCTGCGCAGTTATCATATCAGTATATCAG TGACCGCTTCCTGCCTGACAAGGCTATTGACTTGATCGATGAAGCGGGGTCCCGTGTTAGGCTGAGGCATGCACAG CTACCTGATGAGGCCAAGGAGCTGGACAAAAAACTTCGCCAAATAACAAAGGACAAGAATGAGGCTGTGCGTGGCCAAGATTTTGAGAAG GCCGGGGAATTAAGAGACGAGGAAATGGAGCTGAAGGCCCAAATTACAGCCATTATTGACAAGAGCAAGGAAATGGTTAAAGCAGAGACTGAATCCGGTGAAGTTGGCCCTCTTGTCACAGAGGCAGATATTCAACACATCGTCTCATCATGGACTGGTATACCTGTGGAGAAAGTCTCATCTGATGAGTCTGACCGCCTACTTAAGATGGAAGAGACTCTCCATACACGTATCATTGGGCAGGATGAAGCTGTCAAAGCTATTAGCCGTGCTATCCGCCGTGCTCGTGTTGGCCTCAAGAATCCAAATCGGCCCATTGCTAGCTTCATATTCTCTGGACCAACTGGTGTTGGTAAATCAGAATTAGCAAAGGCTCTGGCATCCTACTACTTTGGCTCAGAGGAAGCCATGATCAGATTAGATATGAGTGAGTTCATGGAGAGACATACGGTCTCCAAACTCATCGGATCACCTCCAGGTTATGTTGGCTACACCGAGGGAGGTCAACTAACAGAAGCAGTCCGCCGCCGTCCATACACAGTTGTTCTCTTTGATGAGATTGAAAAGGCACATCCAGATGTCTTCAACATGATGCTTCAGATCTTAGAAGATGGGAGGCTGACAGATAGCAAGGGACGGACAGTTGACTTCAAGAACACTCTGCTGATCATGACATCGAATGTCGGAAGCAGTGTCATCGAGAAGGGAGGCCGGAAGATTGGGTTTGACCTTGACTCTGACGAGAAAGATACCAGCTATAACAGGATCAAGAGCTTGGTGACCGAggagttgaagcagtatttccggCCAGAGTTCTTGAACAGATTGGATGAGATGATTGTGTTCCGGCAGCTGACAAAGCTGGAGGTGAAAGAGATCGCTGATATTATGCTCAAGGAGGTGTTTGACAGGCTCAAGGCAAAGGAAATCGACCTCCAGGTAACAGAGAAGTTCCGGGATAGGGTTGTCGATGAAGGTTACAACCCGAGCTACGGTGCCAGGCCTCTGCGACGTGCCATTATGAGGCTTTTGGAAGACAGCCTGGCGGAAAAGATGCTGGCTGGCGAGGTCAAGGAAGGTGATTCTGCTATTGTTGATGTGGATTCGGATGGTAAGGTGGTAGTTCTCAACAGCGGGGGTGGTATTGCAGAGCCGCTGGAGCCTGCTCTGAGTGCCTAG